GAGTTTGGGGCGTGCGCGCCACATCTTTTCGCCAACCGAGTCGATAGTCGCATTAGCCGACCCAGAGGGTGCCCCGGCATGAGCGGCTACCTGTAGGCTCAAAGACGTCGGCAATACATATCCGTTAAATGAAATTGGTCGCAGGTAACGCCGCGCCGTCCTGGCGCGAATTGAGTAGCCACATTTAGAAACCTTAATTATTGTTCGTTTTAGTGTAACTGTGTAAATATTTGGGATATTAAAAAAATTAGGTAAGGAACGAAAATATGATAAATTCTAAGAACGGTCTACCAATAGAAGAAGGCTGGTTTAAGTTAAGTTATGAATACGAAAAATGGAGAATGAAATATATTGACCTTGAAAACTATATGGAAGGTAACGTATTTCATTACGTAAGCGTCAAATAAACCGTCACATAGAATAGCAACCATTAAGATAGTACAATCACAATAAATATGGTTATAAAAGTTGAAAAAGATTGCAAACTTTTTCAACCAAAATGGAGTGGTTGTATGGAAATACAAAAAGTCACAGCAGAGTACCGGCTATCACGGTGGATGCAAGTGATACAGGAACAGCAATGTAGCGGACAGAGCATTAAGGATTTCTGCCAGGAGAAAGGAATAAACAAACAAGCATACTATTACTGGCAGCGGAAGTTGCGAAAGGCTGCCTGCATGGAGCTTTCAAAACTGAAAGAAGAGCCCGTGAACTGTGTTCCCAAAGGGTGGATGCAACTTGCCCAAAGTCAAGAAATAAAATCAACGCTGGATATTGAAGTCGGCGGTTGTCGCATAACCGTGGATGCTGGAACGGATCCTGAACTTATTAAAAAAGTCTGCCACATATTGAGGGCACTGTAATGAGATGGAGTGACAAACCCGTATACATATGCTGCGGGCATACCGATATGAGAAAATCTATCAATGGACTGATGACGCTTGTTAAAGACAGCTTTTCCCTCGATCCGTTTTCAGAAGCGTTGTTTGTATTCTGCAACCGGAATCGGAACAGAATAAAAATCCTGGAATGGGACGGCGATGGATTCTGGCTGTATTTCAAGCGTCTGGAGCGCGGACATTTCCGCTGGCCGGTAAAGGGGGATGTTGCCACCCTGGTTCTTGAAACCAAAGAATTATCCTATCTGATTGAAGGTGCGAAACTGG
The genomic region above belongs to Bacillota bacterium and contains:
- the tnpB gene encoding IS66 family insertion sequence element accessory protein TnpB, producing MRWSDKPVYICCGHTDMRKSINGLMTLVKDSFSLDPFSEALFVFCNRNRNRIKILEWDGDGFWLYFKRLERGHFRWPVKGDVATLVLETKELSYLIEGAKLEKKLKREEVFERQIS
- a CDS encoding IS66 family insertion sequence element accessory protein TnpB, with the protein product MEIQKVTAEYRLSRWMQVIQEQQCSGQSIKDFCQEKGINKQAYYYWQRKLRKAACMELSKLKEEPVNCVPKGWMQLAQSQEIKSTLDIEVGGCRITVDAGTDPELIKKVCHILRAL